One genomic region from Nocardia vinacea encodes:
- a CDS encoding bifunctional FO biosynthesis protein CofGH, with amino-acid sequence MIEGVTELATPSAPPAPPTPSAMRRALRRARDGVTLNVDEAAVLLHARGDDLVDLCRSAARVRDAGLESAGRPKTISYSRNVFIPLTKLCRDKCHYCTFVTVPGKLRAEGKGMFLEPDEVLEIARRGAELGCKEALFTLGDRPEDRWPEAAQWLDERGYDSTLDYLRAVSIMVLEETGLLPHLNPGVMSWEEISRLKPVAQSMGMMLETTATRLFTEKGNCHYGSPDKDPAVRLRAITDAGRLSVPYTTGILVGIGETLTERAESIMAIRKQHKAFGHIQEVIIQNFRAKDDTAMRDVPDAGMAEFRATIAVTRLLLGPDVPVQAPPNLVSHEECQALIDAGIDDWGGVSPVTPDHVNPERPWPNLDTLREITEAAGYQLVERTSAHPKYVRAGNPWVDPRIGAHVAALTDPKTGLANPDALPVGLPWQEPDESWDSAGRIDLNTSIDTEGRNTESRSDSALGQDVVGAFGDWDTIREQARDLAVAAPERLDSDVLAALRAAENDPAGLTDAEYLALATAEGPALDAVAALADQLRRDVNGDDVTYVVNRNINFTNICYTGCRFCAFAQRKGDADAFTLSMDEVADRAWEAHVDGATEICMQGGIDPDLPVTGYADLVRAIKQRVPSMHVHAFSPMEIVNGASRGGQSIRDWLVALKEAGLDTIPGTAAEILDDEVRWVLTKGKLPTSAWVEVITTAHRVGMRSSSTMMYGHVDNPKHWVGHLRVLRGIQDETGGFTEFVLLPFVHQSAPLYLAGAARPGPTIRDNRAAHALARIMLHGRIDNIQTSWVKLGTAGTRMMLNGGANDLGGTLMEETISRMAGSQHGSAKTVAELAEIAEGIGRPVRERTTTYGVPPRKISAALPLTVG; translated from the coding sequence ATGATCGAGGGCGTGACCGAGCTAGCGACCCCGAGCGCCCCGCCCGCACCGCCAACGCCGTCGGCAATGCGCCGTGCGCTGCGGCGGGCCCGCGACGGTGTGACACTGAATGTGGACGAGGCGGCCGTGCTGCTGCACGCACGCGGTGACGACCTCGTCGACCTGTGTCGCAGCGCCGCCCGGGTGCGCGATGCCGGACTGGAATCGGCTGGTCGGCCGAAGACCATCAGCTATTCCCGCAATGTCTTCATCCCGCTGACCAAGCTCTGCCGGGACAAATGCCACTACTGCACCTTCGTCACGGTGCCGGGCAAGTTGCGCGCCGAGGGCAAGGGCATGTTCCTGGAGCCCGACGAGGTGCTGGAAATCGCGCGTCGAGGTGCCGAGCTCGGCTGTAAGGAAGCCCTGTTCACCCTCGGTGACCGGCCCGAGGACCGCTGGCCGGAGGCCGCGCAGTGGCTCGACGAACGCGGCTACGACTCCACGCTGGACTACCTGCGCGCCGTCTCGATCATGGTGCTCGAGGAGACCGGTCTGCTGCCGCACCTGAATCCGGGCGTCATGAGCTGGGAGGAGATCTCGCGGCTCAAGCCGGTGGCGCAGTCCATGGGCATGATGCTCGAGACCACCGCCACCCGCCTGTTCACCGAAAAGGGCAACTGCCACTACGGGAGTCCGGATAAGGATCCGGCGGTGCGGTTGCGCGCCATTACCGACGCCGGACGGCTTTCGGTGCCCTACACCACCGGCATTCTGGTCGGTATCGGCGAAACGCTGACCGAGCGCGCCGAGTCGATTATGGCGATTCGCAAGCAGCACAAGGCATTCGGGCATATCCAGGAAGTGATCATCCAGAACTTCCGCGCCAAGGACGATACCGCCATGCGCGATGTTCCCGACGCCGGTATGGCGGAGTTCCGGGCCACCATCGCGGTCACCCGGCTGCTGCTCGGCCCCGACGTTCCGGTGCAGGCGCCGCCGAACCTGGTGTCTCACGAGGAATGCCAGGCACTGATCGATGCGGGCATCGATGACTGGGGCGGCGTCTCGCCGGTCACCCCCGACCATGTGAATCCGGAACGGCCCTGGCCGAACCTCGATACGCTGCGCGAAATCACCGAGGCCGCGGGCTACCAACTCGTCGAACGCACCTCGGCGCACCCGAAATACGTGCGCGCGGGCAACCCATGGGTCGATCCGCGTATCGGCGCACATGTCGCCGCACTCACCGATCCGAAAACCGGTCTGGCGAATCCGGATGCGCTCCCGGTCGGCCTGCCCTGGCAGGAACCGGACGAGTCGTGGGATTCCGCGGGCCGCATCGACCTCAATACCTCGATCGATACCGAGGGCCGAAATACCGAGAGCCGCAGCGATTCCGCGCTCGGCCAGGATGTCGTCGGGGCCTTCGGCGACTGGGACACCATTCGCGAACAGGCCCGTGACCTCGCCGTCGCGGCACCCGAGCGGCTCGATTCCGATGTGCTCGCCGCGCTGCGAGCCGCCGAAAACGATCCGGCCGGGCTCACCGATGCCGAGTACCTGGCACTGGCAACGGCCGAGGGACCAGCGCTGGATGCGGTGGCTGCCCTCGCCGACCAACTGCGCCGCGACGTCAACGGCGACGATGTCACCTACGTGGTGAACCGGAATATCAACTTCACCAATATCTGCTACACCGGCTGCCGCTTCTGCGCGTTCGCCCAGCGCAAGGGTGACGCCGACGCCTTCACCCTGAGCATGGACGAGGTCGCCGACCGCGCCTGGGAGGCGCACGTCGACGGCGCGACCGAAATCTGCATGCAGGGCGGCATCGATCCGGACCTCCCGGTCACCGGCTATGCCGATCTGGTGCGCGCGATCAAACAGCGGGTGCCATCGATGCATGTGCACGCGTTCAGCCCGATGGAGATCGTGAACGGCGCATCTCGCGGCGGGCAGAGCATTCGCGACTGGCTGGTCGCGCTGAAGGAAGCCGGGCTGGACACGATTCCCGGTACGGCCGCGGAAATCCTCGACGACGAGGTGCGCTGGGTGCTGACCAAGGGCAAACTGCCGACCTCCGCATGGGTCGAGGTGATCACCACCGCACATCGGGTCGGCATGCGTTCGAGTTCCACGATGATGTACGGCCACGTCGACAATCCGAAGCACTGGGTCGGACATCTGCGGGTGCTGCGCGGAATCCAGGACGAGACAGGCGGTTTTACCGAATTCGTTCTGCTGCCGTTCGTGCACCAGAGCGCACCGCTGTACCTCGCCGGTGCGGCGCGACCGGGTCCGACGATCCGCGACAACCGTGCGGCGCATGCCCTCGCGCGGATCATGCTGCACGGCCGCATCGATAACATCCAGACCAGCTGGGTGAAACTCGGCACGGCGGGCACTCGCATGATGCTCAATGGCGGTGCCAACGATCTGGGCGGTACCTTGATGGAGGAGACCATCTCCCGCATGGCCGGATCGCAACACGGTTCCGCCAAAACCGTCGCGGAACTCGCCGAGATCGCCGAGGGCATCGGCCGTCCGGTGCGCGAACGGACCACCACTTATGGGGTACCACCACGGAAGATCTCCGCGGCGTTGCCACTGACAGTGGGCTAG
- a CDS encoding PH domain-containing protein, with protein MSQPRTIMAGPAWRPSTKAKLLWTIQAAVGWAIPAVALILWVVVDAEHRGAQLVVFAVALVLAAVSIGVVPLWRFAVHRWEVTDEAVYTRVGWLTVESRVAPISRVQTVDTERGPLERFLGLATVTVTTASSAGAVRISALDLPVAEQTVTRLTEIAALHRGDAT; from the coding sequence ATGTCGCAGCCGCGCACGATCATGGCCGGTCCGGCCTGGCGTCCGAGCACCAAGGCCAAGCTCTTGTGGACGATTCAGGCCGCGGTCGGCTGGGCGATTCCCGCCGTGGCGCTGATCTTGTGGGTTGTCGTCGACGCCGAGCACCGCGGTGCGCAGCTGGTGGTGTTCGCGGTGGCGCTCGTGCTCGCGGCGGTGAGCATCGGGGTGGTGCCGCTGTGGCGGTTTGCGGTGCATCGGTGGGAGGTGACCGATGAGGCTGTGTACACCCGGGTCGGGTGGTTGACGGTGGAGAGCCGGGTGGCGCCGATCTCCCGGGTGCAGACCGTCGATACCGAGCGCGGGCCGCTGGAGCGATTCCTCGGGCTGGCGACGGTGACCGTCACGACGGCGTCCTCGGCCGGTGCGGTGCGGATCTCCGCGCTCGATCTGCCGGTCGCCGAACAGACCGTCACGCGGTTGACCGAGATCGCCGCATTGCATCGCGGAGATGCGACGTGA
- a CDS encoding PH domain-containing protein yields the protein MLLVHPVNEVVRFIPVLIGSVILGTNTGNPVWGLTALAVIVGFALTRWFTTTYRVGPTDIELRTGLIQRKKLSVPRSRIRSVDIEADLLHRVLRLAVLAIGTGQHADSGEKFKLDALDADVVPQLRAALLAHTAGSPEPTAGQQVPDLRKDRPVSGNAREIGRWQASWVRYAPLSLTGFAIIAPIVGLAIQYGFDQIVVSSDAVHSVEDGSTALIAVAIALLVVAIVVIVSLAACARYLTTYFGLRVLDDDRTLHLRHGLFTTRQITLDLARFRGATVNEPLLLRMAGAAELEAIMTGQSPRQKILPQAPRAAIERTLAELLAPRGARRPTAMNELARAGDSVSRAPQPEPSASHAPRATVSTAPLIAHGPVARRRRYTRALSPIVILAVAMLYFSLAGVDFSPWWWLLPALPALIAVALAADRYRGLGHAVLPATDSSPAWLITRSGSLDRDRDCLEAPGIIGWTVRQSFWQRRSGIATVVAATAAGKKRYLVVDIPLEQAWDLIESATPGRLGTR from the coding sequence ATGTTGTTGGTACACCCCGTCAACGAGGTCGTGAGGTTCATTCCGGTGCTGATCGGGTCGGTGATCCTCGGCACGAATACCGGTAATCCTGTCTGGGGGCTCACCGCATTGGCGGTGATCGTCGGCTTCGCGCTGACGCGCTGGTTCACCACCACCTATCGGGTCGGGCCGACCGACATCGAGTTGCGGACCGGGTTGATTCAGCGCAAGAAGCTGTCGGTACCGCGGTCGCGGATCCGGTCGGTCGATATCGAGGCCGATCTGTTGCATCGCGTGCTGCGGCTCGCGGTGTTGGCGATCGGGACCGGGCAGCACGCGGATTCGGGTGAGAAGTTCAAGCTCGATGCGTTGGATGCGGATGTGGTGCCGCAGTTGCGGGCGGCGCTGCTCGCCCATACCGCCGGTTCGCCGGAACCTACTGCTGGACAACAGGTTCCAGATCTCCGGAAAGACCGTCCGGTGTCCGGGAACGCCCGGGAGATCGGTCGTTGGCAAGCGAGCTGGGTGCGTTACGCGCCGCTGTCGCTGACCGGTTTCGCGATCATCGCACCCATTGTCGGTTTGGCAATTCAGTACGGGTTCGACCAGATCGTGGTCAGTTCGGACGCGGTGCACAGCGTCGAGGACGGTAGTACGGCGCTCATCGCCGTCGCCATCGCACTGCTGGTCGTCGCGATCGTGGTGATCGTGAGCCTGGCGGCCTGCGCACGTTATCTGACAACGTATTTCGGGCTGCGGGTGCTCGACGACGACCGCACATTGCATCTGCGCCACGGACTGTTCACGACCAGACAGATCACCCTGGATCTGGCTCGTTTCCGCGGCGCGACCGTCAACGAGCCGCTGCTGCTCCGCATGGCCGGTGCCGCCGAACTCGAAGCCATCATGACCGGCCAGAGCCCGCGCCAGAAAATCCTCCCCCAGGCACCGCGCGCCGCCATCGAACGCACCCTCGCGGAATTGCTCGCACCCCGGGGCGCCCGACGCCCCACTGCCATGAACGAACTCGCACGGGCCGGAGATTCGGTGAGCCGAGCGCCGCAACCGGAGCCGAGCGCAAGCCACGCGCCACGCGCCACGGTGAGCACCGCACCGCTGATCGCGCACGGCCCGGTCGCGCGCCGCCGCCGGTATACCCGCGCGCTGAGTCCGATCGTGATCCTCGCGGTCGCGATGCTGTACTTTTCCCTTGCCGGAGTGGACTTTTCACCATGGTGGTGGCTGTTGCCCGCACTCCCGGCCCTGATCGCCGTCGCGCTGGCCGCCGACCGCTACCGCGGCCTCGGCCACGCCGTCCTGCCCGCCACCGACAGCAGTCCGGCGTGGCTCATCACCCGTTCCGGCTCGCTCGACCGCGATCGCGACTGTCTCGAGGCTCCCGGCATCATCGGTTGGACTGTCCGCCAATCCTTTTGGCAGCGCCGCTCCGGCATCGCCACCGTGGTGGCCGCCACAGCAGCCGGTAAGAAGCGCTACCTCGTCGTCGACATCCCGCTCGAACAGGCCTGGGACCTCATCGAATCGGCAACGCCTGGCCGCCTGGGCACCCGCTGA
- a CDS encoding APC family permease: MVETPVSPTRELPIADRRVRRMQRGDKYRLTAIGGLSALSLDALSSVAYGPEAIVLVLVAAGAAAVSWTLPVSLAIATLLLVLVLSYRQVIAVHPDGGGSYAVAKKDLGRGASLLAAASLVVDYVLTVAVSLAAGAASLASAFPGLADHLLLITLSGLALLTVINLIGVAESAKVLMGPTLLFIVAILAVIMVGLFRSTPVAVIGTDPGPFVPYDTVGILLLLKAFSAGCSALTGVEAIANAVPSFRSPAVRRAQHTEVALGVLLCTMLLGLALLIRRHHAVPRGDVTLLAQLSAAAFGTGWPFYVTSLAVTLALCLAANTSFGGLPVLLSLLAKDHRVAHLFALRSERPVFRYGVAALAILAATVLLVVHAETHRVLPVYAVGVFIGFTISQTGLVRHWREQRGSGWIPRAILNGFGALLTAVAAVVLFIEKFNEGAWLLLIIVPALITLFARTENYYRSVADQLSLGRIPFLPPQSPDQEPMLIVVPVVAVSEVTARALRTAQAFDGEIIAVAAEIDHAATRRLSAQWKQWDPGVPLTVLPSPRRSLITTLVGYVRAQTRAGRQVTVLLAQVEAAHWYHRPLHNPRGPVLAATLRARTDAVIATLAVRLD; this comes from the coding sequence GTGGTCGAGACCCCGGTATCACCGACGCGGGAGTTACCCATCGCCGATCGCCGCGTGCGGCGGATGCAACGCGGCGACAAATATCGACTGACCGCGATCGGCGGTTTGTCGGCGTTATCGCTGGATGCGCTGTCCAGCGTGGCATACGGTCCCGAGGCGATCGTGCTGGTTCTGGTCGCGGCGGGCGCGGCGGCGGTGTCGTGGACGTTGCCGGTGTCGCTGGCGATCGCGACACTGTTGCTGGTTTTGGTGCTGTCGTATCGGCAGGTTATCGCCGTACATCCGGATGGCGGCGGTTCCTATGCAGTGGCGAAGAAGGATCTCGGTCGCGGTGCCAGTTTGCTCGCGGCGGCGAGTCTGGTGGTGGACTACGTGCTGACCGTCGCGGTGAGTCTCGCGGCCGGTGCGGCCAGTTTGGCCAGCGCGTTTCCGGGGCTTGCCGATCATCTGCTGCTGATCACGCTGAGCGGACTGGCGCTGCTCACCGTGATCAATCTGATCGGGGTGGCCGAATCGGCGAAAGTGCTGATGGGGCCGACACTTCTGTTCATCGTCGCGATTCTCGCGGTGATCATGGTCGGACTGTTCCGCTCGACACCGGTCGCGGTGATCGGTACCGATCCGGGGCCGTTCGTGCCATATGACACCGTCGGAATTCTGTTGCTGCTCAAGGCATTTTCGGCCGGATGTTCGGCGTTGACCGGGGTCGAGGCGATTGCCAATGCCGTGCCGTCGTTCCGGTCGCCCGCGGTGCGACGGGCCCAGCACACCGAGGTCGCGCTCGGCGTGCTGCTGTGCACGATGCTGCTCGGTTTGGCACTGCTCATCCGTCGCCATCACGCGGTGCCGCGCGGCGATGTCACCCTGCTCGCGCAATTGTCCGCGGCGGCATTCGGAACCGGGTGGCCGTTCTACGTGACCAGTCTGGCCGTCACGCTGGCGCTCTGCCTGGCCGCCAACACCAGCTTCGGCGGACTGCCGGTGCTGCTGTCACTGCTGGCGAAAGACCACCGGGTCGCGCACCTGTTCGCGTTGCGCTCCGAGCGCCCGGTTTTCCGCTATGGCGTTGCGGCCCTCGCCATTCTGGCCGCCACTGTGTTGCTCGTCGTGCATGCCGAAACCCACCGTGTGCTACCGGTTTACGCCGTCGGCGTCTTCATCGGGTTCACCATCAGCCAGACCGGGCTGGTGCGGCACTGGCGCGAGCAGCGTGGATCCGGTTGGATTCCGCGCGCCATCCTCAACGGCTTCGGTGCGCTGCTGACTGCCGTCGCCGCCGTGGTTCTGTTCATCGAGAAGTTCAACGAAGGCGCGTGGCTACTGCTGATCATCGTGCCCGCGTTGATAACCCTGTTCGCCCGCACCGAAAACTACTACCGCAGCGTCGCCGATCAACTCAGCCTCGGCCGAATCCCTTTCCTCCCACCGCAATCTCCGGATCAGGAACCGATGCTCATCGTGGTTCCAGTTGTCGCGGTCAGCGAGGTCACCGCCCGTGCCCTGCGCACGGCCCAAGCCTTCGACGGCGAAATCATTGCCGTCGCAGCCGAAATCGACCACGCCGCTACCCGGCGACTCAGCGCCCAGTGGAAGCAGTGGGATCCGGGTGTCCCCCTCACCGTCCTCCCGAGCCCACGCCGCAGTCTCATCACCACCCTCGTCGGCTACGTCCGCGCCCAAACCCGAGCCGGCCGCCAAGTCACCGTTCTCCTGGCCCAGGTAGAAGCCGCCCACTGGTATCACCGCCCCCTGCACAACCCGCGCGGCCCCGTCCTGGCCGCCACCCTCCGCGCCCGCACCGACGCGGTAATCGCCACCCTGGCCGTTCGCCTCGACTGA
- a CDS encoding amino acid permease, whose product MTAVGDKAHLSIEDHGYHKSLKPRQLQMIAMGGAIGTGLFLGAGGRLASAGPGLFVVYAVCGVFVFFILRALGELVLHRPSSGSFVSYAREFFGEKAAFIAGWMYFLNWSMTGIADTTAIAQYFHYWAGFTHIPQWVLALIALVLVLGVNLVSVKWFGEMEFWAALVKVAALSAFLIIGTVFLIGRFTVKGAATGPSVVADHGGLFPAGILPLVVVTSGVVFAYAAVELVGTAAGETENPAKIMPRAINSVILRIAVFYVGSLVLLGLLLPYTSYKSGESPFVTFFTMLGVPGIGSIMNVVVLTAAFSSLNAGLYSTGRILRSMSMNGSAPKFTGVMGSNGVPYGGIMLTSLIALCGIALNGIVPERAFEIVLNMASLGIVASWATIVLCQLQLWRWWKHGKLQRPQFRMWGAPWTGLITLVFLFFVVVLTGVDYPVGTWTVASLAVLIPMLIIGWFAARKRVLEIARMRKGYTGEFPVVANIPIEGE is encoded by the coding sequence ATGACAGCGGTCGGCGACAAGGCTCACCTCAGCATCGAGGATCACGGATACCACAAGAGTCTCAAACCGCGTCAGCTGCAGATGATCGCCATGGGCGGCGCGATCGGCACCGGTCTGTTCCTCGGTGCGGGCGGTCGGCTCGCGAGTGCGGGACCAGGGCTGTTCGTGGTCTACGCGGTCTGCGGTGTATTCGTATTCTTCATTCTGCGCGCGCTCGGTGAGCTGGTGCTGCACCGGCCTTCGTCCGGTTCGTTCGTTTCCTATGCCCGCGAATTCTTCGGTGAGAAGGCCGCATTCATCGCCGGATGGATGTACTTCCTGAACTGGTCGATGACCGGTATCGCGGACACCACCGCGATTGCCCAATATTTTCACTACTGGGCCGGATTCACTCATATACCGCAGTGGGTGCTCGCGCTCATCGCGCTTGTGCTCGTGCTCGGGGTCAATCTGGTCTCGGTGAAGTGGTTCGGTGAGATGGAATTCTGGGCCGCGCTCGTCAAGGTGGCAGCGCTGAGTGCGTTCCTGATCATCGGCACGGTATTCCTGATCGGCCGATTCACCGTCAAGGGTGCGGCGACCGGTCCGAGCGTCGTCGCCGATCACGGCGGACTCTTCCCGGCCGGGATCCTGCCGCTGGTCGTGGTCACCTCGGGTGTCGTATTCGCTTATGCCGCTGTGGAATTGGTGGGCACCGCGGCGGGGGAGACGGAGAATCCGGCGAAGATCATGCCGCGCGCGATCAATTCGGTCATCTTGCGGATCGCGGTCTTCTACGTGGGCTCGCTCGTACTGCTGGGACTGCTGCTGCCCTACACCAGCTACAAGTCCGGCGAGAGCCCGTTCGTCACCTTCTTCACTATGCTCGGTGTGCCCGGTATCGGCAGCATCATGAACGTCGTCGTGCTGACGGCCGCCTTCTCCAGTCTGAATGCGGGCCTGTATTCCACCGGGCGCATTCTGCGGTCGATGTCGATGAACGGCAGCGCGCCCAAGTTCACCGGGGTGATGGGCAGTAATGGTGTGCCCTACGGCGGCATCATGCTGACCAGCCTGATCGCGCTCTGCGGTATCGCGCTCAATGGCATCGTGCCCGAGCGCGCCTTCGAGATCGTGCTGAATATGGCCTCGCTCGGCATTGTCGCGTCCTGGGCCACCATTGTGCTGTGCCAGTTGCAGCTGTGGCGCTGGTGGAAGCATGGCAAACTCCAGCGGCCGCAGTTCCGCATGTGGGGTGCGCCGTGGACCGGCCTGATCACGCTGGTATTCCTGTTCTTCGTGGTGGTGCTCACCGGTGTTGACTATCCGGTCGGCACCTGGACCGTCGCCTCGCTCGCGGTGCTCATTCCGATGCTGATCATCGGCTGGTTCGCAGCCCGCAAACGGGTGCTCGAGATCGCCCGGATGCGCAAGGGCTATACCGGAGAATTCCCGGTCGTCGCCAATATCCCCATTGAAGGCGAGTGA
- the mshB gene encoding N-acetyl-1-D-myo-inositol-2-amino-2-deoxy-alpha-D-glucopyranoside deacetylase — translation MTGGLLLVHAHPDDESITTGGSIAHYRRRGVPVTVVTCTLGEEGEVIGDEWAQLAAEHADQLGGYRIAELTTALTALKAGPPRFLGGAGRWRDSGMAGTAAAENPRAFVHSGAAAVEALTAIVLELRPEVVVGYDPRGGYGHPDHIRAHWVTSAAVTAAVEQGWDTPKVYWTVTDADMLRLHTEALARRTVEGLPGALPRGWRLPGTGELASVPSHTVTTTIDVSDSLAAKRAALRAHATQVTVAPSGREFVLSNNVAQPVLPEEHFILVRGTRGPVGADGREHDLFAGL, via the coding sequence ATGACCGGTGGACTGCTGCTGGTGCACGCCCATCCGGACGACGAGTCCATCACCACCGGCGGCAGCATCGCGCACTACCGCCGCCGCGGCGTACCGGTGACGGTGGTGACCTGCACTCTCGGTGAAGAGGGTGAGGTGATCGGCGACGAATGGGCACAATTGGCCGCCGAGCACGCCGATCAGTTGGGCGGCTACCGGATCGCGGAGCTGACCACCGCGCTGACCGCGCTGAAGGCCGGGCCGCCGCGGTTCCTCGGCGGTGCGGGCCGCTGGCGCGACTCCGGTATGGCGGGCACGGCGGCGGCTGAGAATCCGCGGGCCTTCGTGCATTCCGGTGCTGCCGCGGTGGAGGCACTGACCGCGATCGTGCTGGAACTGCGGCCCGAGGTGGTGGTCGGCTATGACCCGCGCGGTGGTTACGGGCATCCGGACCATATTCGGGCGCACTGGGTAACCTCGGCGGCGGTGACCGCTGCGGTCGAGCAGGGCTGGGACACCCCGAAGGTCTATTGGACGGTCACCGACGCAGATATGTTGCGCCTGCACACCGAGGCGCTGGCCCGGCGGACCGTGGAGGGGCTGCCCGGCGCATTGCCGCGCGGCTGGCGGTTGCCCGGCACGGGGGAACTCGCGAGCGTGCCGAGTCATACGGTGACGACCACCATCGATGTATCCGATTCGCTGGCCGCCAAGCGGGCGGCATTGCGGGCGCATGCCACGCAGGTGACGGTCGCGCCGTCGGGGCGCGAGTTCGTGCTGTCCAATAATGTTGCGCAGCCCGTACTTCCGGAGGAGCACTTCATTTTGGTCCGTGGTACGCGCGGTCCGGTCGGGGCCGACGGGCGTGAACACGACTTGTTCGCGGGCCTGTAA
- a CDS encoding ABC transporter family substrate-binding protein, whose protein sequence is MLIMMAASSVVLASCTANPPPPIESTDSPKTTPAKPGKNTVVVAIDDIGIGFNPHLRSDQSPATAAVSSMVLPSPFRPVPNPGVPGATEWVPDTALVVSAEVTAQEPFTITYTLRNQANWSDGAPIAAEDFRFLWQQMITQPGVVDPAGYRHIADISSSGGGKTVTVTMTEAYPAWRELFTNLLPSHLIKDQPGGFATGLVEGVQVSGGNFRIKSTDRGRDEILLERNDRYWGTPAAPDQILLRRGGTPAQLADSLRTGDAQMALVHGGVATQAQLAAIPSVRTVIMPQSRELQFAINGRSGDLSDPRVRRGVTALIDPTLLATVAGQTGGWVEPVRAQILTPSDPGYAPTAPPRPSAEEAFALLAEAGYGRAPETPPVQSPTSPAPQPRSVAKNGKALAIRIGAVTGDATALAVANTAADQLRSAGIDASVRSLAADALYGKELTESGVDAIVGWEVAGSDPATVLASRYGCPPVDTGATNGDSQTAIEAAKKAPSNLSGICEPGLQPSIDESLRGVEVGRALADAEPRLWALATVLPIVQDNVVAASGPRVDGASLSGAIQVGIFGDAAMWRRIP, encoded by the coding sequence ATGCTGATCATGATGGCGGCCTCCTCCGTGGTGCTCGCCAGCTGCACCGCGAATCCGCCACCGCCGATCGAGAGCACCGACAGCCCGAAGACGACACCGGCCAAGCCCGGCAAGAACACCGTCGTGGTGGCCATCGACGACATCGGCATCGGGTTCAATCCGCACCTGCGTTCCGATCAGTCACCGGCCACCGCTGCGGTGAGCTCGATGGTGCTGCCGAGCCCGTTTCGGCCGGTACCGAATCCCGGCGTGCCCGGCGCCACCGAATGGGTGCCGGATACCGCGCTGGTGGTCTCGGCCGAGGTGACCGCGCAGGAACCGTTCACCATCACCTATACGCTGCGCAACCAGGCGAACTGGTCCGATGGTGCGCCGATCGCGGCGGAGGACTTCCGGTTCCTGTGGCAGCAGATGATCACCCAGCCGGGTGTCGTCGATCCGGCGGGCTATCGCCACATTGCCGATATCAGCTCCTCCGGCGGCGGCAAGACGGTCACCGTCACGATGACCGAGGCGTATCCGGCCTGGCGTGAGCTGTTCACGAATCTGCTGCCCTCGCATCTGATCAAGGACCAGCCCGGCGGTTTCGCCACCGGTCTGGTCGAGGGCGTTCAGGTGTCGGGCGGCAACTTCCGGATCAAATCGACCGACCGCGGACGCGACGAGATCCTGCTCGAACGCAATGATCGGTACTGGGGTACGCCCGCGGCTCCGGATCAGATTCTGTTGCGCCGCGGCGGAACTCCCGCGCAGCTGGCCGATTCGCTGCGCACCGGTGACGCGCAGATGGCGCTGGTGCACGGTGGTGTCGCGACCCAGGCGCAGCTGGCGGCGATCCCGTCGGTGCGCACCGTGATCATGCCGCAGTCGCGTGAGCTGCAATTCGCAATCAATGGGCGCAGTGGCGATCTCAGCGATCCACGGGTGCGGCGCGGGGTGACCGCGCTGATCGATCCGACGCTGCTGGCCACCGTCGCCGGGCAGACCGGCGGCTGGGTCGAGCCGGTGCGCGCGCAGATCTTGACACCGTCGGATCCCGGATATGCACCGACCGCGCCGCCGCGACCGTCCGCCGAGGAGGCGTTCGCACTGTTGGCTGAGGCGGGTTACGGTCGGGCGCCGGAGACACCGCCGGTACAGTCGCCTACCTCACCCGCACCGCAGCCCCGCTCGGTCGCGAAAAACGGTAAGGCACTGGCGATTCGGATCGGCGCGGTAACCGGTGACGCCACCGCGCTCGCCGTCGCCAATACCGCCGCGGACCAATTGCGCAGTGCCGGAATCGATGCCAGCGTGCGCAGTCTCGCGGCCGATGCCCTCTACGGCAAGGAACTCACCGAGAGCGGCGTGGACGCTATCGTCGGCTGGGAGGTCGCCGGTTCGGATCCGGCCACCGTGCTCGCATCACGTTACGGCTGCCCGCCGGTGGATACCGGTGCCACCAACGGGGATTCGCAGACCGCCATCGAGGCGGCCAAGAAGGCGCCGAGCAATCTGTCCGGCATCTGCGAGCCCGGACTGCAGCCCTCGATCGACGAATCATTGCGCGGTGTCGAGGTTGGCCGGGCACTGGCCGATGCAGAGCCGCGGCTGTGGGCATTGGCGACGGTGCTGCCGATCGTGCAGGACAATGTGGTCGCCGCATCCGGCCCGCGCGTGGACGGTGCGTCGTTGAGCGGCGCCATTCAGGTCGGCATCTTCGGTGATGCGGCGATGTGGCGCAGGATCCCATGA